A part of ANME-2 cluster archaeon genomic DNA contains:
- a CDS encoding NAD-dependent epimerase/dehydratase family protein, whose product METNRILVTGGAGFIGTNLVNELNNRGHEVISCDVYNTEHENYLRCNVGEYRQLEKVLENNTFDHVYHLAAEYGRWNGEDFYESLWKT is encoded by the coding sequence ATCGAAACCAACAGGATACTGGTTACAGGCGGTGCAGGATTTATCGGGACAAATCTTGTAAATGAATTGAATAACAGGGGACATGAAGTCATTTCATGTGATGTATATAATACTGAACATGAGAATTATTTGCGTTGCAATGTGGGCGAATACAGGCAATTAGAAAAAGTGCTTGAGAATAATACCTTTGATCATGTCTATCACTTGGCTGCCGAATACGGGCGCTGGAACGGTGAAGATTTTTATGAGAGTTTGTGGAAGAC